A genomic segment from Lagenorhynchus albirostris chromosome X, mLagAlb1.1, whole genome shotgun sequence encodes:
- the LOC132512945 gene encoding mitochondrial outer membrane protein SLC25A46-like, which yields MHPRRPDGFDGLGYRSGARDEQGFGGAFPARSFSSASDLSHWVTTPPDIPGSRNLHWGEKSPPYGVPPPSTPLEGPAEEPFPRGGGGSVPGQSSEQLNRFAGFGIGLASLFTENVLAHPCIVLRRQCQVNYHARLYHLTPFTVINIMYSFNKTQGPRALWKGMGSTFIVQGVTLGAEGIISEFTPLPREISHKWNPKQIGEHLLLKSLTYIVAMPFYSASLIETVQSEIIRDNTGILECIKEGIGRVIGLGVPHSKRLLPLLSLIFPTVLHGVLHYIISSVIQKIVLLILKRKTYNSHLAESTSPVQSMLDAYFPELIANFAASLCSDVILYPLETVLHRLHIQGTRTIIDNTDLGYEVLPINTQYEGMRDCINTIKQEEGMLGFYKGFGAVVIQYTLHAAVLQITKIIYSTLLQNSV from the coding sequence ATGCATCCCCGGCGCCCGGACGGATTCGATGGCTTGGGCTATCGGAGTGGTGCCCGGGATGAGCAGGGCTTTGGCGGCGCTTTCCCTGCAAGGTCCTTCAGCTCCGCGTCGGACCTGAGCCACTGGGTGACAACTCCCCCAGACATCCCGGGTAGCCGCAACCTGCACTGGGGCGAGAAGAGCCCGCCCTACGGtgtgccccctccctccaccccgctCGAGGGTCCAGCAGAGGAACCCTTtccccgcggcggcggcggcagcgtgCCCGGGCAGAGCAGCGAACAACTGAATAGATTTGCTGGATTTGGTATTGGACTTGCAAGTCTTTTTACAGAAAATGTACTGGCCCATCCCTGCATTGTTCTACGCCGCCAATGTCAGGTTAATTACCATGCTCGGCTTTATCATCTCACTCCATTTACAGTCATCAATATTATGTACAGCTTCAACAAAACTCAGGGACCAAGGGCTCTTTGGAAAGGAATGGGAAGTACATTTATTGTTCAGGGAGTCACACTTGGAGCAGAGGGAATAATCAGTGAATTCACACCTTTACCGAGggagatttcacataaatggaatcctaaACAAATAGGAGAACACCTTCTACTGAAATCCCTAACTTATATAGTGGCAATGCCTTTTTATTCAGCAAGTCTAATCGAAACAGTACAGAGTGAGATAATTCGAGACAATACTGGAATTTTGGAATGTATTAAAGAAGGAATTGGAAGAGTGATAGGCTTGGGAGTGCCTCACAGCAAACGACTACTTCCGCTTCTTTCCTTGATCTTCCCTACGGTGCTGCATGGGGTTCTTCATTACATCATTAGCTCAGTCATTCAGAAGATTGTCCTGCTAATTCTAAAGAGAAAGACTTACAATAGCCACCTAGCTGAGAGCACTAGCCCGGTGCAGAGTATGTTGGATGCTTATTTTCCAGAGCTTATTGCTAACTTTGCTGCCAGTCTTTGCTCTGATGTTATACTTTACCCATTGGAAACAGTTTTGCACCGCCTTCACATTCAAGGAACACGCACAATAATTGACAATACAGACCTTGGCTATGAAGTGCTTCCAATTAATACACAGTATGAGGGAATGAGAGACTGTATCAATACCATAAAGCAGGAAGAAGGAATGCTTGGTTTTTATAAAGGGTTTGGTGCTGTTGTAATACAGTACACGCTGCACGCAGCTGTTTTACAGATTACCAAGATTATTTACTCTACTCTTCTTCAAAATAGTGTTTGA